The following proteins are encoded in a genomic region of Gossypium hirsutum isolate 1008001.06 chromosome D05, Gossypium_hirsutum_v2.1, whole genome shotgun sequence:
- the LOC107904798 gene encoding DNA-directed RNA polymerases I and III subunit RPAC2 isoform X1 encodes MEHGSFTDNSAATFSLTDEDHTIANAVRFNLNQDPRVTFCGYSIPHPSEARVNIRVQTTGDPAREVLKDACQNLMLMCRNVRCTFDKAVEDFKASNAVKAMKIDSQDSSGDDSEESE; translated from the exons ATGGAACACGGGTCTTTCACTGATAATAGTGCTGCCACTTTTTCTTTAACTGATGAGGATCATACCATAGCTAACGCTGTTAGATTCAATTTGAATCAAGA CCCAAGAGTTACATTCTGTGGCTACAGTATTCCTCATCCTTCAGAGGCTCGAGTTAATATTAGAGTTCAAACCACTG GTGATCCAGCAAGAGAGGTATTGAAAGATGCATGTCAAAATCTGATGTTGATGTGTAGGAATGTGAGGTGCACTTTTGACAAGGCTGTTGAAGATTTTAAAGCAAGCAATGCTGTGAAGGCTATGAAAATTGATTCACAAGACAGTAGTGGTGATGATTCAGAAGAGAGTGAATGA